One stretch of Tribolium castaneum strain GA2 chromosome 5, icTriCast1.1, whole genome shotgun sequence DNA includes these proteins:
- the Axs gene encoding anoctamin-10 isoform X1, with translation MTSHTNRSNLSLPAQQMPPDAEFDATWAEEDDPHIHKLWAIHRTIHTLRGKMSKQQLDASDVMSDEFDENTSLPPTYIVIKIASDIKENTLTWLIDKIRGKRRDGGAELIVMRQPSDPDDGWILHLSASKIKFLETAEEMELMKEDKSGMMREFTVGQLEDFLPEGMHVDDLLTLAEKQTIVRHELENIRALAEDEHIPGYPTYTLYEGQSIFQVCLKYKIIMKVYPLHDQEALKKLGRKWYMSLLGKQPIEEIRLYFGEAIALYFTFLGFYTATLVVPVFVGLLQLMIYSETMSMFCVFNVVWVTLVLEIWKRKSNELAFKWGTISMTSLDEPRPNFRGSMGYDAITGKLQPQSPRYLTYLKMYCVSIPIVFLCLVAAFVMMLASFWLEEYFKQTRTSDDLIILLPSIVYSILVYIINCYYRKLATFLTEWENHRTQSQHDRHRVTKLVLFEFVNNFMSLFYIAFVVRDMEMLRSQLQTMLIIFQLISHVQEAVLPLAVKYYGSKFAAWKKQLFSSNGRSKSRFYKVPTEDQLVPVLRSLPQIPIDDYRLDSANKEGEMEDYEGTYDDYLELFIQFGYIFLFSPVYPVAAFWALFNNILEIRADAFKLCKIYQRPMSRRVKDIGAWQRCFEIIGAMSIMTNCGLLCLSPELKRSAPEVGPVEWVLFFVFLEHVLLGIRYLLHITISDKPEWVRVALAKKNYESKQALKFERSQKNKGLLRRKFKTIHGTHAR, from the exons ATGACATCCCACACTAATCGCTCGAATCTGTCACTGCCGGCGCAACAAATGCCTCCAGACGCGGAATTCGATGCGACTTGGGCCGAAGAGGACGACCCCCACATACACAAACTGTGGGCGATACACAGAACGATCCACACGCTGAGAG GTAAAATGAGTAAACAACAATTGGACGCTTCAGACGTGATGTCGGACGAATTCGACGAAAACACCTCCCTACCTCCCACTTATATCGTCATAAAAATCGCCTCGGACATCAAAGAAAACACCCTAACGTGGCTGATTGACAAGATTAGAGGTAAGCGTCGCGACGGCGGCGCCGAACTCATCGTCATGCGACAACCGAGCGATCCCGACGAT GGTTGGATTTTGCACTTGTCGGCGTCTAAGATCAAGTTCCTCGAGACGGCCGAAGAGATGGAGCTGATGAAAGAGGACAAGAGCGGAATGATGCGTGAGTTCACCGTGGGCCAACTGGAGGATTTCCTCCCTGAAGGAATGCACGTGGACGATTTGTTAACCCTTGCCGAGAAGCAGACGATCGTCCGCCACGAACTGGAAAATATCCGAGCATTGGCCGAGGACGAGCACATTCCCGGCTACCCCACGTACACACTATACGAGGGCCAATCGATATTTCAAGTGTGTCTCaagtacaaaataataatgaagGTTTATCCGTTGCACGATCAAGAGGCGCTGAAGAAGCTGGGGCGGAAGTGGTACATGTCGTTATTGGGCAAGCAGCCGATCG aagAAATCCGGTTGTACTTTGGTGAAGCTATAGCCTtgtattttacgtttttgggCTTCTATACTGCAACTTTGGTGGTGCCCGTCTTCGTGGGGCTCCTCCAGCTGATGATCTACTCGGAGACGATGTCTATGTTTTGTGTCTTCAATGTGGTATGGGTTACACTTGTCTTAGAG ATATGGAAGAGAAAAAGCAACGAGCTGGCGTTTAAATGGGGCACCATCAGCATGACGAGTCTGGACGAGCCCAGACCCAACTTCCGGGGCTCGATGGGCTACGACGCCATCACGGGGAAGCTCCAGCCACAGAGCCCCAGATATCTCACCTATCTCAAG ATGTATTGTGTGTCGATTCCCATCGTGTTTCTGTGTCTTGTGGCGGCTTTCGTCATGATGTTGGCCTCGTTTTGGCTCGAGGAGTATTTCAAACAGACGCGGACTTCCGACGACTTAATCATACTTCTGCCGAGTATAGTGTACTCGATTCTAGTCTACATAATCAACTGTTATTACCGAAAATTGGCCACTTTTCTGACTGAATGGG AAAACCACCGGACTCAGTCCCAACACGACCGACATAGAGTGACAAAGCTGGTACTTTTTGAATTCGTCAACAACTTCATGTCGCTGTTTTACATTGCGTTCGTCGTGCGGGACATGGAAATGTTGCGGAGCCAACTCCAGACAATGCTGATCATATTTCAGTTGATCAGTCACGTCCAGGAGGCTGTCCTGCCACTTGCTGTTAAATATTACGGGTCTAAA TTCGCCGCGTGGAAAAAGCAACTTTTCTCGTCAAATGGTCGCTCAAAATCCAGGTTTTACAAAGTCCCGACTGAAGACCAACTAGTTCCAGTGCTAAGGTCCCTTCCCCAAATCCCCATCGATGATTACCGTCTGGACTCGGCAAACAAAGAGGGAGAGATGGAGGATTACGAGGGGACGTATGATGACTACCTCGAGCTTTTCATCCAGTTCGGTTACATTTTCCTTTTCTCGCCTGTGTACCCGGTCGCGGCCTTTTGGGCGCTTTTTAACAACATTTTGGAGATCCGAGCCGATGCGTTCAAACTTTGCAAGATCTACCAGCGGCCGATGAGTCGGCGGGTGAAAGACATAGGCGCTTGGCAGCGCTGTTTCGAGATAATCGGCGCCATGTCGATAATGACCAACTGCGGCCTTTTGTGCCTCAGTCCGGAGTTGAAAAGGTCAGCCCCGGAAGTGGGCCCGGTGGAGTGGGTGCTGTTTTTCGTGTTTCTGGAGCACGTTCTGCTCGGCATTCGATATCTGCTGCACATTACCATTTCGGATAAGCCGGAATGGGTGCGAGTGGCCCTAGCTAAGAAGAATTACGAGTCGAAACAAGCCCTCAAATTCGAG AGGTCGCAGAAAAACAAAGGCCTGCTGAGGAGAAAGTTCAAAACGATACACGGGACACACGCCCGTTAA
- the LOC657653 gene encoding uncharacterized protein LOC657653, with protein MAGQELLQEDCLQVLRKFLKSDNFELSSFEIVSFRNPLQGLIGEHFTLRVAYVFQDKKGSQDFFVKTLSSNPYMAEFSKSMQVYEKEAFFFGLLEQFERHQIEVSFAPKGFFFKPYITVIEDLSSEFKGTQKRELLDFDHCLTSLEALAKFHASTILYERIKSKELGQKYRLSDDYRDLLEDKLEHNSLALNWLQASIEGLFQLIDVIPENHISHNEFKEKLGEFLELGDPPQGLIQTILHSDLWTSNFLHHYKDGKPVETKLLDFQTIKSGFVEQDVAEFLMTSTSRAFRGKNSKFLIEYYYKKLQECLGPEGLPPSGDFLQSCDNYMLVGKMHAVVDHAFTFVADEIYVDVLKSEESFRKFLFEERGKWIIESYNKDEKFKNMLYEDVLELRDMLFA; from the coding sequence ATGGCTGGGCAAGAATTATTACAAGAAGACTGTCTACAAGTTTTGAGGAAATTCCTCAAAAGCGACAATTTCGAGTTAAGTTCGTTCGAAATTGTCAGTTTTCGGAACCCTTTGCAAGGCCTGATTGGCGAACATTTCACGTTAAGGGTCGCTTACGTCTTTCAGGATAAAAAAGGGAGCCAGGACTTTTTCGTCAAAACTTTAAGCTCCAACCCTTACATGGCCGAATTTTCGAAAAGCATGCAAGTGTACGAGAAGGAAGCTTTTTTTTTCGGGCTCTTGGAGCAGTTCGAGAGACACCAAATCGAGGTTTCCTTCGCCCCGAAAGGGTTTTTCTTCAAGCCTTACATCACAGTGATTGAGGACTTATCAAGCGAGTTTAAAGGAACTCAAAAAAGAGAACTGCTTGATTTTGACCACTGTCTCACCTCACTTGAGGCTTTAGCCAAATTCCACGCCTCCACTATTCTCTACGAACGAATCAAGTCGAAAGAATTGGGCCAAAAGTATCGCCTGAGTGACGATTACCGGGACTTGCTTGAAGACAAACTGGAACATAACTCGCTTGCATTAAACTGGCTCCAAGCCTCAATCGAAGGTCTCTTTCAATTGATTGATGTGATTCCTGAGAACCACATCTCACATAatgaatttaaagaaaaacttgGGGAGTTTCTCGAGCTGGGTGATCCTCCCCAAGGACTGATCCAAACAATCTTGCACTCGGACCTCTGGACTAGCAATTTTTTGCACCATTATAAGGACGGTAAGCCAGTCGAGACCAAACTTTTGGACTTCCAGACTATCAAGTCCGGTTTCGTGGAACAGGACGTTGCTGAATTCTTGATGACGAGCACAAGTCGGGCGTTTCGTGGCAAAAACTCGAAATTTTTGATCGAATATTACTACAAAAAGTTGCAAGAGTGTTTGGGCCCGGAGGGGCTTCCCCCAAGCGGAGATTTCCTGCAGTCGTGCGACAATTACATGCTTGTTGGGAAAATGCACGCAGTCGTTGATCATGCCTTCACTTTCGTCGCGGATGAAATATACGTTGATGTGTTGAAGTCGGAGGAAAGTTTTCGCAAGTTCTTGTTCGAGGAGCGGGGGAAATGGATTATCGAGTCTTATAATAAGGACGAgaagtttaaaaatatgttgtaCGAGGACGTGCTCGAACTCAGGGATATGTTGTTCGCGTAG
- the Axs gene encoding anoctamin-10 isoform X2, whose protein sequence is MSKQQLDASDVMSDEFDENTSLPPTYIVIKIASDIKENTLTWLIDKIRGKRRDGGAELIVMRQPSDPDDGWILHLSASKIKFLETAEEMELMKEDKSGMMREFTVGQLEDFLPEGMHVDDLLTLAEKQTIVRHELENIRALAEDEHIPGYPTYTLYEGQSIFQVCLKYKIIMKVYPLHDQEALKKLGRKWYMSLLGKQPIEEIRLYFGEAIALYFTFLGFYTATLVVPVFVGLLQLMIYSETMSMFCVFNVVWVTLVLEIWKRKSNELAFKWGTISMTSLDEPRPNFRGSMGYDAITGKLQPQSPRYLTYLKMYCVSIPIVFLCLVAAFVMMLASFWLEEYFKQTRTSDDLIILLPSIVYSILVYIINCYYRKLATFLTEWENHRTQSQHDRHRVTKLVLFEFVNNFMSLFYIAFVVRDMEMLRSQLQTMLIIFQLISHVQEAVLPLAVKYYGSKFAAWKKQLFSSNGRSKSRFYKVPTEDQLVPVLRSLPQIPIDDYRLDSANKEGEMEDYEGTYDDYLELFIQFGYIFLFSPVYPVAAFWALFNNILEIRADAFKLCKIYQRPMSRRVKDIGAWQRCFEIIGAMSIMTNCGLLCLSPELKRSAPEVGPVEWVLFFVFLEHVLLGIRYLLHITISDKPEWVRVALAKKNYESKQALKFERSQKNKGLLRRKFKTIHGTHAR, encoded by the exons ATGAGTAAACAACAATTGGACGCTTCAGACGTGATGTCGGACGAATTCGACGAAAACACCTCCCTACCTCCCACTTATATCGTCATAAAAATCGCCTCGGACATCAAAGAAAACACCCTAACGTGGCTGATTGACAAGATTAGAGGTAAGCGTCGCGACGGCGGCGCCGAACTCATCGTCATGCGACAACCGAGCGATCCCGACGAT GGTTGGATTTTGCACTTGTCGGCGTCTAAGATCAAGTTCCTCGAGACGGCCGAAGAGATGGAGCTGATGAAAGAGGACAAGAGCGGAATGATGCGTGAGTTCACCGTGGGCCAACTGGAGGATTTCCTCCCTGAAGGAATGCACGTGGACGATTTGTTAACCCTTGCCGAGAAGCAGACGATCGTCCGCCACGAACTGGAAAATATCCGAGCATTGGCCGAGGACGAGCACATTCCCGGCTACCCCACGTACACACTATACGAGGGCCAATCGATATTTCAAGTGTGTCTCaagtacaaaataataatgaagGTTTATCCGTTGCACGATCAAGAGGCGCTGAAGAAGCTGGGGCGGAAGTGGTACATGTCGTTATTGGGCAAGCAGCCGATCG aagAAATCCGGTTGTACTTTGGTGAAGCTATAGCCTtgtattttacgtttttgggCTTCTATACTGCAACTTTGGTGGTGCCCGTCTTCGTGGGGCTCCTCCAGCTGATGATCTACTCGGAGACGATGTCTATGTTTTGTGTCTTCAATGTGGTATGGGTTACACTTGTCTTAGAG ATATGGAAGAGAAAAAGCAACGAGCTGGCGTTTAAATGGGGCACCATCAGCATGACGAGTCTGGACGAGCCCAGACCCAACTTCCGGGGCTCGATGGGCTACGACGCCATCACGGGGAAGCTCCAGCCACAGAGCCCCAGATATCTCACCTATCTCAAG ATGTATTGTGTGTCGATTCCCATCGTGTTTCTGTGTCTTGTGGCGGCTTTCGTCATGATGTTGGCCTCGTTTTGGCTCGAGGAGTATTTCAAACAGACGCGGACTTCCGACGACTTAATCATACTTCTGCCGAGTATAGTGTACTCGATTCTAGTCTACATAATCAACTGTTATTACCGAAAATTGGCCACTTTTCTGACTGAATGGG AAAACCACCGGACTCAGTCCCAACACGACCGACATAGAGTGACAAAGCTGGTACTTTTTGAATTCGTCAACAACTTCATGTCGCTGTTTTACATTGCGTTCGTCGTGCGGGACATGGAAATGTTGCGGAGCCAACTCCAGACAATGCTGATCATATTTCAGTTGATCAGTCACGTCCAGGAGGCTGTCCTGCCACTTGCTGTTAAATATTACGGGTCTAAA TTCGCCGCGTGGAAAAAGCAACTTTTCTCGTCAAATGGTCGCTCAAAATCCAGGTTTTACAAAGTCCCGACTGAAGACCAACTAGTTCCAGTGCTAAGGTCCCTTCCCCAAATCCCCATCGATGATTACCGTCTGGACTCGGCAAACAAAGAGGGAGAGATGGAGGATTACGAGGGGACGTATGATGACTACCTCGAGCTTTTCATCCAGTTCGGTTACATTTTCCTTTTCTCGCCTGTGTACCCGGTCGCGGCCTTTTGGGCGCTTTTTAACAACATTTTGGAGATCCGAGCCGATGCGTTCAAACTTTGCAAGATCTACCAGCGGCCGATGAGTCGGCGGGTGAAAGACATAGGCGCTTGGCAGCGCTGTTTCGAGATAATCGGCGCCATGTCGATAATGACCAACTGCGGCCTTTTGTGCCTCAGTCCGGAGTTGAAAAGGTCAGCCCCGGAAGTGGGCCCGGTGGAGTGGGTGCTGTTTTTCGTGTTTCTGGAGCACGTTCTGCTCGGCATTCGATATCTGCTGCACATTACCATTTCGGATAAGCCGGAATGGGTGCGAGTGGCCCTAGCTAAGAAGAATTACGAGTCGAAACAAGCCCTCAAATTCGAG AGGTCGCAGAAAAACAAAGGCCTGCTGAGGAGAAAGTTCAAAACGATACACGGGACACACGCCCGTTAA